The Molothrus aeneus isolate 106 chromosome 30, BPBGC_Maene_1.0, whole genome shotgun sequence genome contains a region encoding:
- the TSFM gene encoding elongation factor Ts, mitochondrial, translating to MQRAALGALGGAARAPPGRWLSAAPPALRELRELRARTGQPVMRCREALERAGGDLRQAEAWLEAESRRRGWARAAAPGAARAREGLVGILSEGSAAVMVEVNCETDFVARTPDFQQLVEMAARGVLGHCQGALGTKLLLPEEELAQVRAADGGDLLSEHLALAMGRLGERLALRRAGWLRAPPGGFVATYAHGWVPPGPAVAMGTYGALVACGGPGPGPPPAELRELGRRVAQHVVGMAPTALGTPEDELGGDSETRLLAQGTLLEPGVPLGRYLRERGGLQVWDFLRFQCGEEPPQEPPREASAPPG from the exons ATGCAGCGCGCGGCGCTGGGCGCGCTCGGGGGGGCGGCGCGG GCCCCCCCGGGCCGCTGGCTgagcgcggccccgccggcgCTGCGGGAGCTGCGGGAGCTGCGGGCGCGCACCGGGCAGCCCGTGATGCGCTGCCGGGAGGCGCTGGAGCGGGCGGGGGGCGACCTGCGGCAG gCTGAGGCCTGGCTCGAGGCTGAGTCGCGCCGCCGGGGCTGGGCCCGAGCcgctgcccctggggctgcccggGCCCGGGAGGGGCTCGTGGGGATCCTGAGCGAGGGCTCGGCCGCTGTCATGGTGGAG gtgaACTGCGAGACGGATTTCGTGGCGCGGACCCCCGACTTCCAGCAGCTGGTGGAGATGGCGGccaggggggtcctggggcactgccagggggcCTTGGGCACCAAG ctcctgctgccagaggaggAGCTGGCCCAGGTGCGGGCAGCGGACGGGGGGGACCTGCTGAGCGAGCACCTGGCACTGGCCATGG gcCGCCTGGGCGAGCGTTTGGCTCTGCGCCGGGCCGGGTGGCTCCGTGCCCCCCCCGGGGGCTTTGTGGCCACCTATGCCCACGGCTGGGTGCCCCCCGGGCCCGCCGTGGCCATGGGCACCTATGGGGCGCTGGTGGCTTGCggggggccgggcccggggcccCCCCCGGCCGAGCTGCGCGAGCTGGGGCGCAGGGTGGCCCAGCACGTGGTGGGCATGGCCCCCACCGCCCTGGGGACCCCCGAGGACGAGCTGGGAGGTGACAGCGAGACGCGGCTGCTGGCCCAGGGGACCCTCCTGGAGCCGGGGGTGCCCCTGGGCCGGTACCTGCGGGAAAGGGGGGGGCTCCAGGTCTGGGATTTCCTGCGCTTCCAGTGCGGGGAGGAGcccccccaggagcccccccGGGAGGCCTCTGCCCCCCCAGGCTGA
- the EEF1AKMT3 gene encoding EEF1A lysine methyltransferase 3, whose protein sequence is MAAPGCHVGTGGGREEEEENGEEEEEEEEEEEEEQGEEAEAALRAVFPRDPELFSEFFPERRRFRLCGRVLHIAEHHGPRLGPAGAVWEAALSLCRFLGEQNLELAGQRVLELGAGTGIVGIFAAMLGAEVTLTDRPPALPQLRENARLNFPGSAAGPRVRALRWGRDQRRFPPKFHLILGSDIVYDPRSFAPLLGTLRHLLVPPAQALLSARLRGGEAGAARFFRQLLPPFFGVRLLRREPERDIEIYAVTPRDGAPEQGRPGLGSLTGD, encoded by the exons ATGGCGGCGCCCGGGTGCCACGTGGGGACCGGGGGggggcgggaggaggaggaagagaacggggaagaggaagaggaagaggaagaggaagaggaagaggagcaaggagaagaagcagaagcGGCGCTGCGGGCCGTGTTCCCCCGGGACCCCGAGCTCTTCTCCGAGTTCTTCCCGGAGCGGCGCCGGTTCCGGCTGTGCGGGCGCGTCCTGCACATCGCCGAGCACCACGGGCCGCGGCTCGGGCCCGCCGGGGCCGTCTGGGAGGCG gccctgtccctgtgccggTTCCTGGGCGAGCAGAACCTGGAGCTGGCGGGGCAgcgggtgctggagctgggggccGGTACCGGCATCGTGGGCATCTTCGCTGCCATGCTGG GGGCCGAGGTGACGCTCACGGACCGGCCGCCGGCGCTGCCGCAGCTCCGGGAGAACGCTCGGCTCAACTTCCcggggagcgcggcggggccgcgggtgCGGGCGCTGCGCTGGGGCCGCGACCAGCGCCGCTTCCCGCCCAAATTCCACCTCATCCTGGGCTCCGACATCGTGTACGACCCCCGCTCCTTCGCTCCGCTGCTGGGCACCCTGCGGCACCTGCTGGTGCCGCCGGCCCAGGCGCTGCTCAGCGCCCGCCTGCGCGGCGGCGAGGCCGGGGCCGCCCGCTTCTTCCGGCAGCTGCTGCCGCCCTTCTTCGGGGTGCGGCTGCTGCGGCGGGAGCCCGAGCGGGACATCGAGATCTACGCGGTCACCCCAAGGGACGGAGCCCCGGAGCAGGGCAGGCCTGGCCTGGGGTCCCTTACCGGAGATTAA